The segment CTATACCTTCAGTCCCATCCTCAAATTCTAATAATTCACCAGCCATGACCTGATCTAAGCCGTATATTCTTGCAATGCCATCACCAATTTGTAGAACAGTTCCTACATTGCTTACATTTACGGATTGGTCATAATCAGTTATCTGTTGTTTTAAGATTGAGCTGATTTCATCAGGGCGTATAGATACCATGGATTTAAGAATTTAAGGTTGGATTTTGAATTTACTTGGATAGTGACAAACCAAGCTTTCTAATTTGAGAGGCAAGACTAGCATCAATTACTTTAGATCCTACACTCGCGACGAAACCACCAATGAGGGATGGGTCGATTTTAGTTACAAGTTCTAATTTTTCAGTTCCAGCTATATTGATAATTTTTTTGGTAATTAAACCTTTTTGATCATCAGTAAGCTCAACAGCAGAAGTAACAGTTGCCAAAGCAATATTACTATTTTCTCTGTAAATTTCTAAAAATCTATCGAGAATTGAAGTTACAATTCCAATTCTTTGCCTATCAGCTAATAGTTTTAAAAAATTTAGAAGAGAAGAATTAATCTTTTCTGAAAAAATTTCAATTATTATTTTTTTCTTAGTATCTGTCTCTAAAACTGGAGAAGATAATGTTTTTTCTAGATCAGGGGAATCATTTATTAAGGATAGTAGTTGTTTTACCTCCTTAACCATTTCTTCAGTTTGATCGTTTTCACTAACAACCTGAAGTAAGGCTTCTGCGTATGGGGTAGTAACGGAATTTAAAAGTGGCATTAATTCATCTCAATATTATTTATGGATTGAGTTACCAAATTTTCTTGAGTTGTTTGATCAAGTCTATTTGGTAGAGAATCTAAAGCTTTCTTAATAGCTAATTCAACAGCTTCTTTTCGAAGTTGAGAAATCGCTCTTGAGGCTTCTGAGCTTTCATCAGAGATTGCACTTTGTTTTATTCGTGCCATCTCTTCAATGGCTTTTTTCTCACTTTCCATCCTGAT is part of the Prochlorococcus marinus subsp. pastoris str. CCMP1986 genome and harbors:
- the atpH gene encoding ATP synthase F1 subunit delta, yielding MPLLNSVTTPYAEALLQVVSENDQTEEMVKEVKQLLSLINDSPDLEKTLSSPVLETDTKKKIIIEIFSEKINSSLLNFLKLLADRQRIGIVTSILDRFLEIYRENSNIALATVTSAVELTDDQKGLITKKIINIAGTEKLELVTKIDPSLIGGFVASVGSKVIDASLASQIRKLGLSLSK